The window CGAGAATATTCTTTCCTCCTCGCAGTGCCATCAGAGCAGCCTTGATCGCCTCAGGATGAAAACGCATATTGTCAGCAAAAGAAAAATCTCCTGTGGCATGGATACAGCGCCGCACCACCGCAAATTCCTCTTCAGTAAAATCCGTAGGCCCAAGCTCGGACTCAATAATACGAAAGCTCTCAGCCTCAATCTCCAACGGCCCTATTTTTTGTATTTCCGGCAATCCCATAATCTCTTTATATTTTATATCAATGAGATAAACTCATATTCACACCAACCTCTCCTCTCTTTCTTCTTCTTTCAGCTGGCTCATTGCCTTCTTGTAACAGGAAGGACAGACCCCATGACTGAACATAGCCTCAGAGTGTTCGGCAATATACTCTTCCACCTGCTGCCAATACCCTTCATCATTACGAATTTGCTTACAATAGGAGCAAATCGGTAAAATACCGGTCAGCGTTTTGATTTCCTCAAGTGCCGCCTCCAGCTCTTTTTCCCGCTTCCGCAAGGTGATATGGGTATTTATACGGGCAAGGACCTCAACCTGATGAAAAGGTTTTGTAATATAATCAACCCCTCCAGCAGAAAAACCGGTCATCTTATCGCCCACGGTGTCCAAGGCTGTCATAAAAATGACTGGTATTGCGGCCAGATCCTTATCCTCCTTCATTTTTTTGCATATTTCAAACCCATTCATACCGGGCATCATGACATCCAATAAAACGAGGTCTGGCTGAATCTTCGGTAAAACTTCTAAGGCTCGCTGTCCGCTATCCACCATATATACCCGGTAGTCATGCTCCTGCAAAAAAGAGAGCAAAACTTTAAGGTTAGCAGGTCGATCATCGACTACGAGTATTGCATCTTGATTTCCTGACATAACTTCTTGCTGCGGCTCGCCGCGATAAAATTCAACAGCCCTGTGAACTGAAACTCATCAAAATATTTTTTCAAATAACTACAAAAAACTGCATACCTCCCCGCATCCTTCATACATAATTCTGTTATCTTCTGGCTGATCCCGTTAATATCACCCATCTCGACAAGGGTTGCCAGCTCATCCAACACGGCAGGTGAAGGCACAATACAATCTTCTGGGTCAGCCCCCTCTTTCTTCTCATCATATATTAAATTGATTGGAAGATGCCTCTCCAGAGTTTCCAGTAATTTCCTAACAGAACAGGGTTTACCAATAACATCCCTGAAACCGTGTTCAAAACATTGCTGTTGCAATCCTTTTCTTTCTGTCATCAAGGCGGAGATTGCAATCAGAGGAATATGCACTAAGTCCTTATTGTTTTTAATCTGAAGTCCGGCAGCCAAACCGTCTGTCCCTGGCATCAGCAGATCAATCAGAATTAAATCCGGGCGTACCGCCTGACAGACATTCACAATCTCATGCCCATCTTCGCTTTCATGCACAACAAAGCCAACGGCCTGAAGGATATCTCGCAACACAGCCCGATTGGACGCTATGTCATCAACCACCAGAATCTTTTGTCGTTTCCCAGGCTTGTCCAGTGAAATATAACCGGTTATAATCTGCTGAGAAATAGCAGAGTCTTCCCCCCTTGCATCGTGCAGAATCGGTACTTGCAGGGTGAAAAAAAAACGGCTTCCAGGGCCTTCGTTCTCTTCAATCTCTCTGGCCAAGGGACTCATAACTTGCAATTCCCCACCCATCAACTCCACAAGATGCGAACTAATAGAAAGCCCTAAGCCCGTTCCTTCACCATGATGTAAACGATCACCAACCTGACGAAAAGGTTCAAAAATCGTCTTTTGATCATCTAAGGCTATTCCCGTCCCACTATCCTCTACTTCAAAGGTCAAGAAAACTCTCTCGTTTTCAGCAGCTTCTCCGTGAACGCGAAGGGTACAATGGCCGAATTCCGTAAACTTCACCGCATTCGTGAGTAAATTAAGAAGCACCTGACGTAAACGCAGGCCATCGACCAGGACCGAGGTAGGCACATCCCCCTCAATAATCGAACGAAAGATAAGTCCTTTTTCCTGGGCCCGAAGCTCTATGATTTCCTTAATACTCTGAAGAAAGGAGATCGGATGGACCTCCACTTCTGCCAGTTCAAGCCGCCCTGATTCTATCTTAGAACTATCCAAAATATCATTAATCAGAAGCAGGAGATGCTCGCCCGCTCGATGAATTGTGCTGACTCCGTTCAACTGCTTTTCTGTCAGTGTGCTATCCCTCAACAACACTTGGGTATAGCCAAGAATAGCATTTAAAGGCGTCCTGAGCTCATGGGTTATACTGGAAAGAAAGGCTGACTTAGCCCGACTGGCGGCTTCGGCCTTTTTCGCTGCCTCATATCGATCGGTAATATCGTGTGCAACTGCCAAAACGCCCGCAACAGCTCCGTCTTCAAAAAACAAGGGCGTCTTGGTGGTCTCCAAAAGGGCCTTTGATCCGTCCGAAGCAAAGGTTACCCAGTCCTCGCTCATCACAGTTTTACCTGCATCAATAGCAAGTTTATCATGTTCACGAAAAAAATCTGCCTGTTCCTGATCAACTAAATCAGA is drawn from Candidatus Electrothrix aestuarii and contains these coding sequences:
- a CDS encoding response regulator yields the protein MSGNQDAILVVDDRPANLKVLLSFLQEHDYRVYMVDSGQRALEVLPKIQPDLVLLDVMMPGMNGFEICKKMKEDKDLAAIPVIFMTALDTVGDKMTGFSAGGVDYITKPFHQVEVLARINTHITLRKREKELEAALEEIKTLTGILPICSYCKQIRNDEGYWQQVEEYIAEHSEAMFSHGVCPSCYKKAMSQLKEEEREERLV
- a CDS encoding PAS domain S-box protein, with protein sequence MIAKKELKILLIEDNPDHADLFLANLELTVYSDAHVAHQWTLEEGRRQLRTNTFHLLFLDLSLKDSTISETLNQISSFGACCPVIVLTSLDDDQTILNIIRKGADDCLPKSELSDVLLERIIHFNLDRWQLKQELVQSREAYRDLYHGSPNMLASVDARTRRVLTCNQTFADVLGYTREDVVNREITDFYHPDCHPKFSKVFERFLQEGVVSNEELQLRKRDGRRIDVLLNVSAVRDHEGNILHTRSTWIDITEKKSAERQLHYMQCLNRLIIETIPDLLWLKDNDGVYLACNPRFAQLYDLTEKEIIGRTDSDLVDQEQADFFREHDKLAIDAGKTVMSEDWVTFASDGSKALLETTKTPLFFEDGAVAGVLAVAHDITDRYEAAKKAEAASRAKSAFLSSITHELRTPLNAILGYTQVLLRDSTLTEKQLNGVSTIHRAGEHLLLLINDILDSSKIESGRLELAEVEVHPISFLQSIKEIIELRAQEKGLIFRSIIEGDVPTSVLVDGLRLRQVLLNLLTNAVKFTEFGHCTLRVHGEAAENERVFLTFEVEDSGTGIALDDQKTIFEPFRQVGDRLHHGEGTGLGLSISSHLVELMGGELQVMSPLAREIEENEGPGSRFFFTLQVPILHDARGEDSAISQQIITGYISLDKPGKRQKILVVDDIASNRAVLRDILQAVGFVVHESEDGHEIVNVCQAVRPDLILIDLLMPGTDGLAAGLQIKNNKDLVHIPLIAISALMTERKGLQQQCFEHGFRDVIGKPCSVRKLLETLERHLPINLIYDEKKEGADPEDCIVPSPAVLDELATLVEMGDINGISQKITELCMKDAGRYAVFCSYLKKYFDEFQFTGLLNFIAASRSKKLCQEIKMQYS